The following nucleotide sequence is from Diospyros lotus cultivar Yz01 chromosome 3, ASM1463336v1, whole genome shotgun sequence.
GAGAAATCTTCAATTACCTGTATTccctaaattctaaatttgcttattaaatcatttaattatgATGAAGATCATGAATCTAAAACCTCACAATGCACTTGTTTAGATGCTAGCTTGAACTTCTCCGTTGGACATTGGGAGTTCCTAACTGATTTTATGGGCTGAATACTTGAAGTATGGTTTTGATGTGATTGTTAATCGAGTAACCTGTGCAATTGTCTTTATGCCTATATGCATGTATGAGTATGGGATGTGTTTCTTAATGAACTGGTGATTCTTCCTACCCTGTAGTTGACCACCTCGTCTTGGTGCAAAAGATGTCAGTGCTCTTTGGTTGACAAAATTTTACCTGTGTAGGTATTGAGATATATTGTGCACCTACTGCTGATGCAAGGGacatatggcaagcatccatgaCCCACATAGCTCTTGAGGGTGGGTGTTTTGTTTTGTCGGCCAACCAATTCTGTCAAAGGAAAGATTATCCACCTCCTCCAGACTATGTATTTCATGGGACAGAAGAAGATCTTACTCCAGATTCTGTTGTTTGTGCTGGAGGCAGTGTCATTATTTCACCATCAGGCACTGTTTTAGCGGGCCCCAATTTTGAAGGGGAGGCACTTATCTCTGCTGATCTAGGTATGGTTTCTGATTTCtcctttcaattttttccaaatGCCTGCACTTATTCTCATGTTGCAATACATGATTACAGAAAGAAATGAATATAAccatgagaaaaaataaatccacTGAAAAGAAATGGGGTGACGGGTGAGAAATGATAGATCATACAACCATATTGAATCCAGTTAGGATTTCTACAATTGTGAGTTTCATTCATTTTCCTGAATTCTcctagccccccccccccccccctcataATTGTTCAGATCATGGTTCACCAGCTTCTGGCTTTGGGACTATTTCTgcttttcttaaaaaaatcatgcCCTTTGCTATTCCCAAAACCCAGCTTCTATTATTAATACTAAAGTATAGCATGCATGCAATGGTTACGACCACTATGGGATCAATCTTTAGAATACATCATTTCATGAGAGGATATTTGGGAGCGAATTGCAGAAATGCTTAGGGCCTGTTTACTTGTGGAGAATGTTTTTTGTTTGCCATCTCCAGTTTTCATCTGAATGTTTTCATTTCtacaaaaaattagagaaaaatgaaaaatacgttcatttttattaaatatgaaaCTAGTTTTACATTTCATAAAACGAGCGAAATTGTTTAAAATCATGCAGAATAAAAGATGTAAAAATTGATGGTAAGAGGAGAGATGAATGGTTAGGGTGGCCTGATGAAGAGAGGAGCTGTCACCATCGTAGTGGCAGAGGGAGGTGCGTGCTAGTCAAGGGATAAGGACGATAAGAGGAGCTGTCACCATCGTAGTGGCAGAGGGAGGTGCGTGCAAGTCAAGGGATAAGGACGATAAGAGAGGAAGAGGACAGTGGGGAAGAGTGCACTGGTGGTGCCCATCACAGTGGCAGGGATGAGGACAGCAAGAGAAGAGGCTGGTTGTGTTCACCGTTGTAGTGGCAGAGGGCGCGGGGGAAGAGGAGAGGAAGGTGTGGtgagtgggtgggtgggtgcgAATGAAACATTAGGAAAAAGAGAagtaaaagggaaaaaattattgttgacAAGATTCGAAGTGGGGCTCAAATTAGAAAAACGTGttttttttagaaaacatttttaagATGCTTTCTATTctccaatttaggaaaaaagaTCGTTTTGAACATGGTTTccaattttctatctcaaatatattttctaaaaaactaCTCTAGTTTTCCACAAGTAAACTGGcctttatattttgagtgttgGAGGTGGACTTATATTAAATTGAATGCAAGACTAGTTCTCATTACAAAACTGAAACAAACATCAATGCTGTCATTGAAGCTATAAACATATCTATAATGATGCATTAACTAGTTTTCTGTCGATTTAAATTTTCTCTTGCTTGAGAGACCTCTACATCTGACACAGCATGACCAAAATAACTCTGCAGCTCATACATTATAACAATTCAATATAGAAAACCCCAGAATTCCATATTCTCTCTGAATTTTCTAATATAAGATATACTGGTTGAAAATGTTATTAAGTTACCCCGGCCAGGAATTCTGTAGGGGGTTTACCTGTGATAATTGTGGTCCTTTTGCTTGGTCCAAAACtaagaatctctctctctctctctgaattgGAGATTTAGTGCTGAGCACGTTCTTAGTAAAATTCTGTGATTGGTCTTTTGAGAATTTAACTCTTTATCTTGACTACGATCCAATGATGCACAGATCTTGGGGAAATAGCACGTGCAAAGTTTGATTTTGACGTTGTTGGACACTATTCAAGGCCTGAAGTGTTCAGTTTGACTGTGAAAGACCATCCAACAAATCCCGTTACTTTTACATCAGTATCTGGGAAAACTAAGTAGCTCCTACACGTAATACCAAAATATTTTACTGAAACCTGTTTCAAGTGCTAGCCTGAATGCTGAAAGAGATTATAAGCTATCATCACGACTGTTGTCCGGTGGTGTACTGGATGCCCTTATGTTTAGAATCTTCTTTGCACGGTTGCATTCACATGTTGTCTTAATTAGTCGTATGCATATGTTGGTATGCATATGCTTCTCGTTGCCAATAGTTTGAGATATGAACGTTTCTCCTGTTTGTTACTTGCAAAACTCCGATTGTAAATAAAACAGTTATGATGACAAGTTGTTCATTGGATGATCGCAAGTTTCATTATCAAGAAGCTATGGTTCCCATTGGTTGCGatgttgatatttttgttttctttctttgtgtTAATTGTTTTAGACAGAGAATAATCaaagaaataataaatccaTCTTCGGGATCTATTCCGCACTAAGACTTATgaaattttatctaattttgggattaatatataatttttagaatgtCCATTGCTTTTTTACTTAGAATTGATAACGGAGGTATATGCCAGGTACGAGTACGTGAGAATCATCTCTTATTACAAATTCAAGGGCATTTTCAgtcttagaaaatatatttttttttaatttttcaattctaattttttattcaatgatTGAATCtccaattaaaaaataaaagactcaatttttttactttgtATTATGAattgaaaaacatgaaaaagatgttttctaaattttttgaaataaattatattggtttttgaaatataaaatgctAGGTATGTGTagttgtaaatttaaaaatgttttcgACAATTGAAGAAGCCCTAAGCTTTCCAAGCTTTGATCTGCCCCCGCCTGATTAAAATCTGTATTGATGCTTTGCTGGCTAAGCATACTTGGACTCCTACACTAATCTGTATTGCACAATCATTTtgtggaaaaaataaatatctgcAATAAgtaaaattagatttattagaaGCTTCCATGCCAGGATATTGATTATGATTATAATTGATTACTAATTCAATATGTTGAAACAAATCAGTATTGGCTTACATGAATATTGGAAGGCctgtttgttgtttgttttctCTCGtctttttggattatattaagATGGTTCtgttcttttttaattatttttttatgtccCGTcagtatttttgatattttttttgcattgatGAATTTTATAGTTTTGTTAGTAATCATTCACATCATTACAACTGCCTTCCCAATCGCAATGAAATCATCAAAGCCAAGGCAAAACTTGATACATTTTAGTACATCCACTGCAAAGGAACATAGATCAGACTTTTTGTTCAGACAATCAGAGTCGTTTTTGGTAGCAATATACAAAACGTTTCATCAGACTCAATATATTCCTATTCAGCAATGGACTTTGTCCAACAGACGGTAGCTACCTGGAGGCTGGAGAGACCTAACATTCTAACTATATGTTGGCATATATGCAAGAGAGTTGGCTTGGTCTGTCATGAAACGGATTAAGCAAATAAACAAAATACCTTTCTCCACTTGGATTCATTTTGCTGCCTCCAGGCCAACACACTCCAATATATGCCAAAACTTTATCACATACCATAATGCCAGATTCCTGGGAAGGTAAAGATCCAGTGTCTGTTTCTTTAGGAACTTAGGATTGGCAATGCCTTAGGGAGCTGCTTTTCTTGTTCTAAATAATATGTGGTCTCTAAGATCTTTTACCATCTTGTATCTCTCCATTTCCTCTTTATAATCTTTTCTCTGAACCTGCGAGGCAAATTCCAGTATTCGTCCCTTGTCGATCCAATCTGAATATTCCTCTGCTTTCTTGCCTAAATTCCATCCAAACCCATCTGTGTACTTCTCTTCCAAGTCAATTCTATTTTTCTGAACTCTCTCTTTGATGGTCCTCCTTTGATTGATTTCTTCATCAACTGCATCATTGTGAGTAACACCCCTGCAAGTGTAACTCCAATTGAATCCCTTCCCAGTGTTATCCACATTAAACTCTATCGAATGAAGATCACTGCTAGCCGAATCGTCTCCCTCAAGCTCCTGTCGACTCACAGTCTCCCCTctatcactctctctctcttgattaCCACATGTTGGAGTGAGGTTCTTCCTCAAATACTCTTCAAGCTCCTTGATTCTGTCATAGCTAGGAGAGCCATCGCTTTTTAGTTTACTCAGTTCAGTTCTTAAGTAGCCTCCGTCGTCACTCTCAACAGCTGCATTTTTCTCCTTAAACTTATGTTTGGCTTCTGAGATCTTCATCTGTACTCTTTCCTTGTGCGACGCATCAGCAAGAGGAATCATACCACTCTCACTTTCCACCTTGTCCCAAGCTCTGCCTGattcttttttcatttcttccacATTCCTGTCTTCTCCAATGCCTTTAGCTAACTCATCACATATTTGCTCTATTGTCTCTTTTGTCCTTTTCTCGCTCTGGAGCTCTTTCAGTGTCTTGGACAAAGAGGACTTCATGTCTGCCAACTCTCTGCCGAGCTTCTTGTTCAGTCTTTCAGTTTGTCTTCTCAGTTTCCTCTCTACCTCGAGTTCTTCTGCAATGGATGAAATTGCATTCCAAATTCTATTTCGCTCCCTGCTTTTCCAAGATGCCTTTTCTTCTGCAATCTGCTTCAGAAGGCAATCTCTCTCACCGCGGTTAGATTGCTGCACTTGGATCAGCTGATCAATGTGCATGCGAGCTCGACCAAGTTCAGATTGCAGCACTGAAAGTAGAGAGATTCCTGAGGAACAACGTTCATCCTGAACACAAATATGATTCAACACCTTCACGAGCTCCTTAGATGCAGTGAGGCCATTACGAACGTCCTTCAAACAAGTCTTAACATCAACTACACATTTACTTGGAGTTTGACCACAGGATTGAGTCTCAGCCTGCAAAGTGATCATAGCTACATTTTCATACAATTCACACTGCATGAAAATCTAACAAATCTGCactgttttgaattttgagctTAGAACATTTTACACTTTTGGCCTCAAAAACTCTCTTTACTTTAGTATACTTGTCTTCCACAGAGCCTAGACATGGTGGAGGTTAGATTAAGGCAGTGTTTGGCACAGGCCACTCTCAAATGGTCCAAAGTTCTAATCATGTAAATCATAAGACTTGTCCTAGGACcatattctctattttctacGTTTGTGCAAGATCCTTGAATGATAACAGTAATCAGAACCACTGAAATAAATAGCTTTGCTACTTAGATACGTTAGATTACCGATTGTTAAGATAGGAATCAGATCAAATTTGAattgtgtttatttctcttcAAGATATTATATTATAGGCTTACTATCACTTGACCAATTCTCTCTATAAATAACTCTGTACGACAGTTTATAATCCATTTGAaacaatacaaaatttaatattttgggTATTATAATTCTTACAGCACTTGTTAATTATGTTTCATAACGATCATATGCAAAACTTAAATTGATACCTTAATTATGCCGGAATCCTGAAGAGACGGCTCCAAGCCTCCCAAACGAAGAATAACGGACCTTCTTCCATAATCACCATGTCTATATTCACTCAATCTCTGAGAAATTCAACAACAGTTAGAACAGTAAATACAAAAACACTAGTTAGTTTATATGCAAAACTCTGATGCCTCAAGTTCAGTTGGAAAAACCAATTAAAATGAAACCCACAAACCTGAGCCGTAGAACAACCTGATTGCAGTCCCTTTAGAACTCCCCCTCTGCTCCTCACCACCATCTCCCTATTCCCTTCCCAACTCTCTCCCACTCCGGGCAAAGAAACTTCATTGAACTCCCAGAGAGCTGTGGCCCGTCCCCGCGCAGAGGCAGCTACAGCCTTACATGGTGGATACTTAGTGTTCGACCAGCCTCTCTTCCCGACAGAAACTGCTCTTTTCAACCGGTAATTGTGCACCAATGAGGAAGATGACGATGAAGAACAGCCTCGCTTTCTGATTCTACACTTTCTTCCTACCCTCGCTTCGACATTCAATTTCCGCCTCTGCATTCTCTGGCACACTAGTAAGTAGTAACCTCTCAATTTGACGGCAAAATAGAATTGGAATTCAGATTTGGTTCTAGAGATCTGGAATTATAGACAATGGCAATGAGCTTGGTTAGCATCTTTCTTGGTTATCTCGAAATTGTCCCTTGGAATTTTGGGATGGAAACGTACTTGTCGAAGGTCGGTTTCAGTGCTTTTACCGGTCACAAAAAAGATCAAAACCCGATAAACGGAGGGGGAATCTGAGCGCTTTAAGCCTTTAACACTCGAAACTTTGGTGGCAATGAATGGGAATTAGATGTCAAAGTGGATCTCTTTCAAACTTAGCATAGAGGGAAGGAAAAGGAGAAAGCAgcaaagcaagagagagaggcCTTGAAGTTGAGGAAGATTCAAATCTTGATCTCGAAGTTCAGTTGATAAAGGccgatacatacatacatatatatatattatatacacgGGAGGAAGAGCTGTTTGTTTCCATGGAAAATGGACGAGAAAACAGGGAAGAGAGGAGGCGGGGAAGATCGTTAATGGTTGGCATGCACGTGGCTCGGATTTGGCAAATTGGATACATTCCGGAGCAGGTTAACTGTATTTATCCCTTAATTGACTCGAATCTCATACAGCTACAGTTAGTTACATTATTCAAAAATGTTATGGAAATTGGAAGTTTTGGTGGTAATGACGACGCTGCAATCAAGGAAAGAATCACAATCTTCCAAATAAACTAAACAATTTGTAATTGAATTCACATTAACAGCGTTCACCAAAATAGCATctcttttagaatttttatttccttaattCATTCATTACTATACGAGATGATTGATACTTATTTTCCCCACTAAAAGGTGTTTTTGctggttattttattttaaactataatatttttagtttacatttgtgtataattaattatttactcatGAAATCCAGAGCCAACGAGAGTCTAGCACATTGatattgtttattaaatttacaaaattccCGTTAAGAATCATTGATTGATTGTTTTTTTGGCCTTTAAAATCGAGGAATTACCTAAACATAGTTATAAAACTCAAACTTGAATTAGCAAATCTTATTAGGAAGGATATCCCATCTTTttcttaaattgaaaaaaaggtAGTCCATCTTAGTGGcttgtattattattgttatgaaCACATTGACCTCTTCTTAATCAGTTGGTGTTTGTGAGTCTTCCACAAGCATactcctttctttcttcaacatatatatatatatatatatatgcgtattgTTACTCATTAATTGGTTAGTTTTGTAGGCAGCAGTATAGCAAACAGCAATGCACAAATAAGGTACAAAATGGGCGCCACAAATGGAAGCCTAACCCAAAAAAGGGCAGAGAGAAACGATTAAAAGTACAGCAATAATTTGAGAAATAGCAGACGTTGAGAAACTACTAAATAGAAAGGGATGTTATAATACATGATAGGTCAcacataaaaaggaaaagaaaagaaaataaagcaggaggataagcatatatatatgccaGCTTAAAAGTAATCCTCAGTCCTGCCTTTGAAGCCAATTTGCCCAAAAGTCAGGCACAAGAACAACCCCAGGTGCCAGCATACCATCCACAACCTacacatgtatacatataaaaataaataaataatggtcTCTTTATTAGACATTTTTGTATGTAAGAATTTCCAATTAAGAATACTATATcaatagatttttttatattttacagaAATATAATAATGTGGTTATTTGTTGTATCATTGTTTGAAATAAAAACCCAACCAttgcctttttattttattttatttttaaaagaactGATGAATgagaattttatatatacatacatatatatgaagagtatttaatttgaaagaaaagCGGACGCGCGTattaatgtatgtatatagtgaAATGAAATATGCAGTAGTAGCAAGTAGTAACTGACCAGAAAGGAGAACTGAGAGCAGGGCCGGTGGGGAAGTGAGAGAGCTCAGATCCAATGCTTTGGAAGAAAAGCCCCGTCAGACTGTTGCCATTTATCGCCGGAACGCTCGATGGCGCCAGCCACCCGATCAGTCCAAACCCAATCACGTTCAGATCTGTTCTCAGCCAGTCTCTCTCAAagctatacatacatatatatatccatcataTTAATTCGattccaataattaattaatatcccATCACCACCATTAATCACATATTGTagcaattaattagttaatattaATGGCCatgcatttaataataataataataataataataatgttaccATGTAAATTTTCCTCCGGATGCATGAGCTTGCATTAGAGGGTTTCTCACCCTGACTGGAGCCTTCACAAACCCTGCAGTAGTCACCACGTATGTATTGGTTATTACTTTTGTCGATGAAATATGAAACCTTGTCCTAGCCAGTCGCTCCGATCCGGAACATGATTATCACAAAGTGCGTAATATAATTGATTAGACAGACACCTGAGCTGAGGGATGATGTCGTTGTCTTGCGCGGAGAGAGGGAGGGAGCGGCGGCCAACCCTGAGACGGTGGATGTGGCGGCGGCGGCCATTTTTCTATGATATATCACTCCGACGATCTGTATCTGTACTGGGCTCAATAGAATGGCGATCGATGGATGGGGCAAAACTTAATTTAGCTGCCGGTATCTGGTGACATGCGATGGAGAGATTGCGTGGATGGAATGTTGACCTATAGCATCGTGCCAACTGGGATTTTGTGGATAGAGAGGGTCCGTGGGTGGGTTTTATATgtggttttgttttgttttggttgaaaTTTGAGTGATCCACTGGCGGGCCGACACTGACGGGCTTATCTTGAGCGGATTCGCAGCGTTGGGCCCTCACCAACCAAGTTTACTGCACCTTGAACTTGAACTTGTGGATTCCACAGCGCATTCCTCCTATTTtctactctcttttttttttttttttttaattaagatatgaattaaaatatatataaaaaatatttcaaatacaaatatttttattacatttattaaatttatttaatatttttttaaaaaaagtaatgtgaattcttatataaaattatttagttaaatttatcagataaatttattttgaatctcacatataaaaaagaaataacatatatattctctaatgtattctaaaaaatttaacaaataatttgataaaaattttaaaatattttttaatcttatcttaattattttatatattaatttaaaaaatattttaatcttattttaatacaagCACTATCATAAAATGCCGAATTGTCGACACGTGCAAAATCTTGAAATACCAACAAAACAGTCAACTCAGAGTTGGAGCCAGCCAATTAGAAAACATTTAACCACAGATTTATGTTCttgtgttattttaatattttttaatgttaatatttgtcAGTAACgttattcatataatttaaactACAGAAATGTTCTacgtaaataaataaatattcattaaatgatatttgacagttataatttattttttaattttcttgataaaatttaaataaaatgatttttagtatAGTagtaaagtttttaaaaatatatttaaaaaaataatttattaacaaagtTTTGTATATAACATAAAAACGTAATATTTGCTTATATCATAGTGATACTATtatatttagtaaaatttaaaaccaaCAATTCACTGATGGGGCCAATGAACTTATGCCCTTCTCTGTTTAATGGTTGCATGAGTTTAGCAATTCTGCCCATTAGGCAATGTgtttaatttacataaaatttaaaaaataatttatgaataacATTATTTCGTATTCTCGATCATATTTTGCTTATCACATTAATGTCTCACACTTCAAATTACTATGGAAATTTTAAGGAATGAagcaatgaaaaaaaattgacaaataaaaataaacctgaaagttaaaaaataaaacataataaataaagtaCCACGTGGCACATAGTTAAATTTTGCTACAATGAATAGATTTagtcatttaaatatttaaaatattttattttttgataaacatcttatatttagattaaaaaaaataaaattatatgtacaTAGAATAAGTATTataattatctaaataaatttacgTATAGGTTAGGACGCCCTATCCCTGTACTCATCTTTtagggggggcggggggggggggggggggggggggggttcataCCTATTCCCTAGAAATAGGGTTCATACCTACTCCCTATaacagatttttctttttctccaaatccagcccaaatgaaacaaatttaagGATTACCTATAATTCTGTCTGTAAGTTAATTAAGCCAATTAGGctcataatcaaatttaaaacttgTTCTAGTCTAGTGCCTGCTGCTATGCCATGCCATTAAAAATGGCCAATTAGgctcataaatttttttattgaaattttattattttggtggtGTTAGCGACAACTCCAAGGCAATTTGTTGATTTCGAGGCAATCTCAACTCTTGATGAGCTTAATCTCGTGGGCGAGATTGATGATCAGGAGGGGTCATGCCCCAAGGGTGAAAAATACAATTGGTGAGTTTAAAGCTCAGACATGGTCCAAATCGACAATTAAAGTTGTTGGGTTAGAGGGGTCGAAATGTTATGAGATATTTTTGCTATTATTGTCTTCTTAaagaatttgaaagaaaaaaaattatcgtaacaaaagcaaaagagaGAGTTTCAGGGCGATTTTAAGATTTCTAGTGAAATACAAATGAATGGAGATGATCGAATTTAGGATGATATTGTGACAGGAATTAATGGTGGCAGGTCTGGGTTTTCTATTAGCAAACCCAATAATGGAATTATCGTTGAATGAAAGGAGATATATTTATTCGATGATTCAACGAATTCGAATGACTCCAAGCGATGAAGTCACATTCTTGAGGGAGAGAGATTGGTTGAATACGATGAAATCTATTCGAGATAGAAGATTGGGTTTTGGTTTTTTTTCGAGTTTCGATGATGAGGAGATGGCATCAAGCAGTAAGATGAAGTTGATCtcattagaaaattttcaatcaGATTTCTATGATGATAAATATCAAGACTCTCAATTGGGAATGGCATATTGTTTACATGTGATGGGACAAATATCTCATGATCTAGGTATGTttatgaaatcaaaatttgaaattaaggagaGGAAGTAGAAAAAGAATGCCCTTAGGAGAGTCCAAAAGGGTTTTAAGTATAGTTATTACTGATTTAGCTTGACggtgataattttttatatattttctatgcaCACTCTTAGATTAGCAGTGtgttagattattattattatttttgtattctgCTCATGACTCAGACCCCAAAGCGCAAGCGCGCACATATGTATACGCACGCGTAACACAGCATTCACCTTCGCATTCGCATTCGCGTTCGGATTCGAATTTTTAGCCTGTACGCCGGCTTTGACCTGCAATCTTGACCCCATTTTGTATATGCACTTTAGTTTGTGGGGGGTGGCATCCCTCGTGaataataataacttaatactataatatatatataacttaatgtCAATCATTATTGAACACATGCCATATCAAAGTGGATAACATATATCTTCTTATGCCACAAGCATACATCTTTAATTGCATGAGTGAGAATAACAAGGCCAAGGCCAATGGAATACAACTAAAACTGGttcattaattaagaaaaaaattaaaataattaatcaaaattacaaaaataatcctgctatatatatatatatcattttaattactaataaaaaaaattgtgtaaaaatatcattttcctaCTGTCTGTAATAATAACAGCAAAGAACTACaattaacaatttaattatCTTCTTAACAGAACAAACACCCAGGCTAAGAAGATGACGACTCCGGCGGCTATGCACGCCATGTCCATTGTCCTCTCTCTCCTcagatttctctctctcctctctcttttcaTCCTCAAGAATTCTccacgcctctctctctcttcccctctCTTCCCCTTTCTTCTCTCCCCGCTCCTCACAGCCTCCTGCAAAATTACCAAGCTCTGCTGCCCTCTCAAATTCTTCCCTTCCATGTCCTCCATCAGAAAGCTCACATCCTTCACCTGCAATTCGCCTCCCTCCTTCGAATTTCCACAGCACGTTACCACTGCTTCGCACACGACCAGCTCTCCTTTCCTGCCACCGGCGAGGACCACCGAGTATCGAACCTCTATGTCGCCAGTCAGCCAGTGCCGGTTCACCGAAACCGGCCTCCTGCTGGAGAAGTTCGCCGCTCGGTTCTGGGTTGGATCGATCATCACCCAGCTGAGAGTCAGGTTGTCTTCTAAGTTCGCTCCGTCGAGTTTGATCGGTGTTGGTACGGTCTCTTTGGGTTCGAGAAGGTCCAGCCGGAAAGGCGAGCATAAGAACCACCCGGTCACGGTCTCGGTCCGGTGGATTCTGGATAGTATAATATGATCTTGGTAGTGTATGTCGATAGCGGAGATTAATTCTGaaggtggcggcggcggcggaagTTGGCGTTTGGTCTGTGAACGATGGCGATGGTGGAGGGTGGAGAAGGAGTCGGAGAAGAATGAACGGTGACCTGCCGGGAAGGTAGAAATAAGGTGGCGCAGAAGGGGGTCGCTGGTGGAGGGCCACGTTTGGTTGCAGACGTCTCGCCAAAGGTTCTCGTCTTGGG
It contains:
- the LOC127797644 gene encoding uncharacterized protein At5g41620 encodes the protein MQRRKLNVEARVGRKCRIRKRGCSSSSSSSLVHNYRLKRAVSVGKRGWSNTKYPPCKAVAASARGRATALWEFNEVSLPGVGESWEGNREMVVRSRGGVLKGLQSGCSTAQRLSEYRHGDYGRRSVILRLGGLEPSLQDSGIIKAETQSCGQTPSKCVVDVKTCLKDVRNGLTASKELVKVLNHICVQDERCSSGISLLSVLQSELGRARMHIDQLIQVQQSNRGERDCLLKQIAEEKASWKSRERNRIWNAISSIAEELEVERKLRRQTERLNKKLGRELADMKSSLSKTLKELQSEKRTKETIEQICDELAKGIGEDRNVEEMKKESGRAWDKVESESGMIPLADASHKERVQMKISEAKHKFKEKNAAVESDDGGYLRTELSKLKSDGSPSYDRIKELEEYLRKNLTPTCGNQERESDRGETVSRQELEGDDSASSDLHSIEFNVDNTGKGFNWSYTCRGVTHNDAVDEEINQRRTIKERVQKNRIDLEEKYTDGFGWNLGKKAEEYSDWIDKGRILEFASQVQRKDYKEEMERYKMVKDLRDHILFRTRKAAP
- the LOC127796531 gene encoding F-box protein At3g44326-like, yielding MDSDSSATTGGGVGTAISAVHVDIIQTHILTRLDGPTLASACCASSQLHILSQDENLWRDVCNQTWPSTSDPLLRHLISTFPAGHRSFFSDSFSTLHHRHRSQTKRQLPPPPPPSELISAIDIHYQDHIILSRIHRTETVTGWFLCSPFRLDLLEPKETVPTPIKLDGANLEDNLTLSWVMIDPTQNRAANFSSRRPVSVNRHWLTGDIEVRYSVVLAGGRKGELVVCEAVVTCCGNSKEGGELQVKDVSFLMEDMEGKNLRGQQSLVILQEAVRSGERRKGKRGEERERRGEFLRMKRERRERNLRRERTMDMACIAAGVVIFLAWVFVLLRR
- the LOC127797645 gene encoding photosystem I subunit O; the encoded protein is MAAAATSTVSGLAAAPSLSPRKTTTSSLSSGFVKAPVRVRNPLMQAHASGGKFTCFERDWLRTDLNVIGFGLIGWLAPSSVPAINGNSLTGLFFQSIGSELSHFPTGPALSSPFWLWMVCWHLGLFLCLTFGQIGFKGRTEDYF